The genomic window TCCACGCGCGCCGGCCGAGTCTTCTCAACGACTTTGATTAGCTCTCGCAACTCGGGCGTATACGGCATTCTTGACCTCCTGTCTCCACAAGTGTGGGCGCTCTCACCTTCCCGGGAGCCGAGCCCGCCTCGGAGCAGTGCACAGCTACAGGTGGCGCGAGTCCTGAGGTACCCAGGACTCGTCGCTCATATCTGGTTCCACCTCCCGCTCTGCGTACAGCTTCTTGAGCACATCCTTAGGCGCTTTCATCAACTCGCGCAAGTCGGCCTCGTACCGCCCCTCCTCGATCTGCCTTACGCGCTGGGCAAGATGCTCGGCACGGGGTGCGATGTACTTGCCGTACAAGCGACGGCAGAGGATTGCCACGTTGTACTGCACCTCCTCGGCAGGGCAACGCGCCGCGCACAGACCACACATGACGCAGTCAAATGACAGCTTGGCTACTGCCTCAATGTTGCCGCGAATGGCTTCGGAGATGTACTGCATCACCTCAATGTCCATGGGGCAGCTACGGGTGCAGGTGTTGCAGCCGATGCACTTGAAAATCTCCGGATACAGCCTGGCCACTTCGCTTCCTACCGGGCGCAGCTTTTCCAAGTCGTAGATCGCCTTGTTTGCGGGGAAGAAAGGAATCTGCGTCAGGTACATGTCCGGTTCTACCACTGTCTGGCAGGCGAGCCCCACCTCGATGCGGTAGCTGCCGGGTTTGCGATAGACCGTGGCGCAGGCGCCGCAGATACCCCCGCGACAGCCACACCCTCTGATGAGCTGATAGCCTGCGTACTCCATCGCCTTTTGGATGGTCAGGCTGGAAGGGACCTCGTACTTCTTGCCCATGATGTAGATGGGCACAAGATCACTTCTCTGCTGGGCACTGCCCTCAGCCATTCCGAAGCCTCCTCTGTCACACCTCTAACTTGAGCGGCCCCAGGGCCCGGATCTGCTCGGTGAACTCGTCCATGGTTTGAGCGAACTTGCGTCCTTCGGCCGCCGATATCCACTCCAGACGCAAGCGTCCATCCTCGATGCCAAGCTGTTGCAGCATCTTCTTCATCAAAGTGACGCGCCGCAGCGTCTTGTAGTTGCCTTCCTGATAGTGGCAGTCGCCGGGGTGGCATCCGCCCAACAAGACCCCATCTGCACCGCTCTTGAATGCCCACAACACGTGCTGGGGGTCGACGCGGCTTGAGCAAAGGAACCGAATGTTGACCCCATTCGGTTTGTACTTCATGCGCGAGGTGCCAGCCAGATCAGCCCCGGCATAAGTGCACCACTTGCACAAAAAACAGATGATCTTTGGCTCAAACATGTCTACTCCATCAGGCTGACGGTGATCATCTCCTCGATCTGCACGTCGGTCAGGTTCCGCTGCTGAGTGGCACCGGACGGACAGGTGGCCACGCAGGCGCCACACCCTTCGCACAGCGCCTCTTTGACGATCGCGATACCTTTTTCCTTGTCAAACTCCCGTGCTTCATAGGGGCAGACGGGGATGCACATGTGGCACCCACTGCACAGCTCCTCGTCCACCCAGGCGATGGTGGGCTCGTGCGCCATCGCCTCTTGGGCAAACACACCTACCACTTTGCTTGCTGCACCACTGGCTTGCGCCACCGCTTCGGGAATATCCTTCGGCGCCTGCGCACATCCGGCCAGGAAGAAGCCGGCAGTCATGCTTTCCACAGGGCGCAGCTTGGGGTGCGCTTCCAACAGAAAGCCACCGTCGCTACATCCTATCTTGATGCGCTTCACCAACTCGTCGGTGCCCACGCTGGGGATCATCGCGGTGGCGAGCACTACCATGTCGGCGGCAATCTCCACTTTGCGCCCAGTGAGGGTGTCAGCGCCCCACACCATCACCTTGTCGCCGTCCTGAAAGATCTTCGCAACCTTCCCCCGCAGGAAGATGACCCCTTCCTCGTCGATCGCACGCTGATAAAACTCCTCGTACCCCTTCCCGTTGGTGCGCATGTCGATGTAGAAAACGTAGGGCTGCCCGTCGGGCACGGCATGTTTGTAGAGCATGGCATGCTTGGTGGTGTACATGCAGCAGATCTTGGAGCAGTAGGCTTTGTGCAGCTCTGGGTCGCGCGAGCCGGCGCACTGCACAAAGACCACCTCCTTCGGCACCGCCCCGTCCGAGGGCCGGCGGATCTGCCCAGCGGTAGGCCCAGAAGCCGAGAGCAGGCGCTCGAAGGCGAGCCCGTCTATGACGTCTTTGATCTTCCCCCCACCGTACTCGCCCAAGTTGGCGATCGGATAGGTATCATAACCGGTGGCCACCACCACCGCTCCCACCTCTTCGGTGAAGTACTGGTCCTCCTGTTCCCAGCGGATGGCTTTCACCTCGCAGAATTTCTCGCACGCCTTGCAGGTTCCTTTGAGGAAATAGGTGCAGTTTGCCCGGTCGATAACCGGCTTGTTCGGCACCGCCTGAGGGAACGGGGTATAGATGGCTTTGCGCATCCCCAGAAAACGCTCGAACTCTGAGGGAACCTTCTTAGGGCACTTTTCCACGCAGACGCCGCACCCTGTGCACACATCCCAGTCCACGTAGGCGGCTTTGCGCCTGATTCGCGCCTTGAAATTGCCGATGTAGCCGGAGATATCTTCCACCTCCGAGTAAGTCAACAATTTGATTTTGGGATGCTGGGCAACTGCCACCATTTTGGGCGTGAGGATGCACTGAGAGCAGTCCAGCGTGGGGAATGTCTCGGAAAGCTGAATCATGTGTCCCCCGATGGAGGGCTCGCGCTCCACCAGCACC from candidate division KSB1 bacterium includes these protein-coding regions:
- a CDS encoding hydrogenase iron-sulfur subunit, which encodes MFEPKIICFLCKWCTYAGADLAGTSRMKYKPNGVNIRFLCSSRVDPQHVLWAFKSGADGVLLGGCHPGDCHYQEGNYKTLRRVTLMKKMLQQLGIEDGRLRLEWISAAEGRKFAQTMDEFTEQIRALGPLKLEV
- a CDS encoding 4Fe-4S dicluster domain-containing protein, coding for MAEGSAQQRSDLVPIYIMGKKYEVPSSLTIQKAMEYAGYQLIRGCGCRGGICGACATVYRKPGSYRIEVGLACQTVVEPDMYLTQIPFFPANKAIYDLEKLRPVGSEVARLYPEIFKCIGCNTCTRSCPMDIEVMQYISEAIRGNIEAVAKLSFDCVMCGLCAARCPAEEVQYNVAILCRRLYGKYIAPRAEHLAQRVRQIEEGRYEADLRELMKAPKDVLKKLYAEREVEPDMSDESWVPQDSRHL
- a CDS encoding CoB--CoM heterodisulfide reductase iron-sulfur subunit A family protein, with protein sequence MKRIGVFVCHCGHNIAGVVDVKRVAAELAKYPGVVFATDYIYMCSEPGQALVREKIRELNLEGVVVAACSPTLHELTFRNAGRMAGLNPYQVEIANIREQCSWVHSDGAQATAKALKIAKNIVEKVRYNEALEPVRVPITPRALVIGGGIAGIQAALDIADAGYEVVLVEREPSIGGHMIQLSETFPTLDCSQCILTPKMVAVAQHPKIKLLTYSEVEDISGYIGNFKARIRRKAAYVDWDVCTGCGVCVEKCPKKVPSEFERFLGMRKAIYTPFPQAVPNKPVIDRANCTYFLKGTCKACEKFCEVKAIRWEQEDQYFTEEVGAVVVATGYDTYPIANLGEYGGGKIKDVIDGLAFERLLSASGPTAGQIRRPSDGAVPKEVVFVQCAGSRDPELHKAYCSKICCMYTTKHAMLYKHAVPDGQPYVFYIDMRTNGKGYEEFYQRAIDEEGVIFLRGKVAKIFQDGDKVMVWGADTLTGRKVEIAADMVVLATAMIPSVGTDELVKRIKIGCSDGGFLLEAHPKLRPVESMTAGFFLAGCAQAPKDIPEAVAQASGAASKVVGVFAQEAMAHEPTIAWVDEELCSGCHMCIPVCPYEAREFDKEKGIAIVKEALCEGCGACVATCPSGATQQRNLTDVQIEEMITVSLME